In Chromobacterium rhizoryzae, one genomic interval encodes:
- a CDS encoding energy transducer TonB, protein MTSITARGIGGPPPKRRIAGLVGVIVFHALLIYALVSGLAQGVVKVIQQKVEVAVISEPPPPPPPPPPKIEKVVQPTAAPKPQAYVPPVVNPPPVTSTANAIQSTTSDPAPQPAPTPAPAVEAPKGPVSAKANCTQLQAPEYPSKAQQDEIQGVVRVAFQVGDNGRFSHIANISFDGGIPPRYRSGFQSAISAALQGYSCKPNSLLSQEFGFKLDSGE, encoded by the coding sequence ATGACGAGCATCACAGCCAGAGGAATCGGCGGTCCCCCGCCCAAGCGCCGCATCGCGGGCTTGGTCGGCGTGATCGTCTTCCATGCACTGTTGATCTACGCGCTGGTGTCGGGCCTGGCCCAGGGCGTGGTCAAAGTGATCCAGCAAAAAGTGGAAGTGGCGGTCATCAGCGAACCGCCGCCGCCTCCGCCGCCTCCGCCCCCCAAAATAGAAAAAGTGGTGCAGCCCACCGCCGCGCCCAAGCCGCAGGCCTATGTGCCGCCGGTGGTCAATCCGCCGCCGGTCACCTCCACGGCCAACGCGATCCAGTCCACCACCTCGGACCCGGCGCCGCAGCCGGCGCCCACCCCCGCCCCGGCGGTGGAAGCGCCCAAGGGCCCGGTGTCGGCCAAGGCCAACTGCACCCAGCTGCAAGCCCCGGAATACCCGAGCAAGGCGCAGCAGGACGAGATCCAGGGCGTGGTGCGCGTGGCCTTCCAGGTGGGCGACAACGGCCGCTTCAGCCACATCGCCAACATCTCGTTCGACGGCGGCATCCCGCCGCGTTACCGCAGCGGCTTCCAGTCGGCGATCAGCGCCGCGCTGCAAGGCTATAGCTGCAAACCCAACAGCCTGTTGAGCCAGGAATTCGGCTTCAAACTCGATTCCGGCGAATGA
- a CDS encoding TonB-dependent receptor, translating into MNYRKKRIALALAMLGAGAMPLAHADDASGTLDRVEITGSNIKRSIKQEQAIPMTIIKTDDLIKQGMTSVEQVVNSLAANQSSQGANAAVGASTGGASYASLRGLGHQYTLILLDGRRIVNQPMDGTSVDLNAIPLTVIDRIEVVRDGASAIYGTDAIGGVINFITKKTMQGLSIGGEFLSPQRSGGQERSVNLSYGYGDLGKDGFNIYGAYEYHKTNKIMATQRDFASQITSSTKRSVNSFPPNYLLPSGDLITGSPNCAPPYSTPDGSGACSQLYSLYPSIQPEVEQQTGVLKGTTRIGDHELSLQYLVTETKNTTWVAPTPFSGDVTSPTAPGQNPADGPFPVYGRSVPAGARVDSTTATTQRLQMNLEGLIAGWDYRAGLGHSESKVTHDLDGGYLSQSKLQNALNSGFDPGTSDPAAWKPFSSSGRIEQAKSKLDLADFKVSKEVLQLPAGMLAVAIGAEARRETIEHTYNHALSTDTLSTGLTKTNDGSGQRSAQALYGELDIPVIKHLDANLAVRYDHYSDSGSSVNPKVSLKYQPVPQLLLRSSASTGFRAPSLYDINQPAQQQLTAKNYTDPVLCPGGVAQPGAGSSSCVKTQQNLLTGGNKSLQPEKSSSISFGMVLEPVKDLTTSVDFWWTNIQNSIGSLNEQTIFANPGKYANLFVRDSKNNLLYVTDLTDNLGNTSAAGVDLGFSYRLPRTSVGDFTVNLDGTYISKHSFQYEKGGDYHSDLGAYVNGSPTFRWQHNLALNWMRGSWSGILAQAYKSGYTDSDPSHMVKPYSTWNLSGSYAWNKQLTVTAGIKNLFDQLPPWSNQGETTPQGYDPRFTDAVGRAYFVKASYKM; encoded by the coding sequence ATGAACTATCGCAAGAAGAGAATCGCGCTGGCGCTCGCCATGCTCGGCGCTGGAGCCATGCCTCTGGCCCATGCGGACGACGCAAGCGGCACCCTGGACCGAGTGGAGATCACCGGCTCCAACATCAAGCGCTCCATCAAGCAGGAGCAGGCGATCCCGATGACCATCATCAAGACCGACGACCTGATCAAACAGGGCATGACGTCGGTTGAGCAAGTGGTCAACAGCCTGGCCGCCAACCAGTCCTCCCAGGGGGCCAACGCCGCGGTGGGCGCTTCCACCGGGGGGGCTTCCTACGCCAGCCTGCGAGGCCTGGGTCACCAGTACACCTTGATCCTGCTGGACGGCCGCCGCATCGTGAACCAGCCAATGGACGGCACCTCGGTCGACCTCAACGCCATTCCGCTGACGGTGATAGACCGCATCGAAGTGGTGCGCGACGGCGCTTCCGCCATCTACGGCACCGACGCCATCGGCGGCGTGATCAACTTCATCACCAAGAAAACCATGCAGGGCCTGTCCATCGGCGGCGAGTTTCTGTCCCCGCAACGTTCCGGCGGCCAGGAGCGCAGCGTCAATCTGTCCTACGGCTACGGCGATCTGGGCAAGGACGGCTTCAATATCTACGGCGCTTACGAGTATCACAAGACCAACAAGATCATGGCCACCCAGCGTGATTTCGCGTCCCAGATCACCAGCAGCACCAAGCGCAGCGTCAACAGCTTTCCTCCCAACTACCTGTTGCCCAGCGGCGACCTGATTACCGGTTCGCCCAATTGCGCGCCGCCGTATTCGACGCCGGACGGCAGCGGCGCCTGTTCGCAGCTGTATTCGCTGTATCCGTCCATCCAGCCCGAGGTCGAGCAGCAGACCGGCGTGCTCAAGGGCACCACCCGCATCGGCGACCACGAGCTGTCCTTGCAATATCTGGTGACCGAAACCAAGAACACCACCTGGGTGGCGCCGACGCCGTTCTCCGGCGACGTGACTTCGCCGACCGCGCCGGGTCAGAACCCGGCGGACGGTCCGTTCCCGGTGTATGGCCGCTCGGTGCCGGCCGGCGCGCGCGTGGACAGCACCACCGCCACCACCCAGCGTTTGCAGATGAATCTGGAGGGCTTGATCGCCGGTTGGGACTACCGCGCCGGCCTCGGCCACTCGGAAAGCAAGGTCACTCACGATCTGGACGGCGGCTACCTGAGCCAGAGCAAGCTGCAGAACGCGTTGAACAGCGGCTTCGATCCAGGGACTTCCGATCCGGCCGCCTGGAAACCGTTCTCGTCCAGCGGCCGCATCGAGCAGGCCAAGTCCAAACTCGATCTGGCGGATTTCAAGGTCAGCAAGGAAGTGCTGCAACTGCCGGCCGGCATGCTGGCGGTGGCCATCGGCGCCGAAGCGCGCCGCGAAACCATCGAGCATACCTACAACCATGCGCTGTCCACCGACACGCTGAGCACCGGCCTGACCAAAACCAACGACGGCAGCGGCCAGCGCAGCGCCCAGGCCTTGTACGGCGAGCTGGACATCCCGGTGATCAAGCATCTGGACGCCAACCTGGCGGTGCGTTACGACCACTACAGCGATTCCGGCAGCTCGGTGAATCCCAAGGTTTCGCTGAAGTACCAGCCGGTGCCGCAACTGCTGCTGCGCAGCTCGGCCAGCACCGGCTTCCGCGCGCCGTCGCTGTACGACATCAATCAGCCCGCCCAGCAGCAGCTGACCGCCAAGAACTACACCGACCCGGTATTGTGCCCGGGCGGCGTGGCGCAGCCGGGCGCCGGTTCGTCCTCTTGCGTCAAGACGCAGCAAAATCTGCTGACCGGCGGCAACAAGAGCCTGCAGCCGGAAAAATCCTCGTCCATCTCCTTCGGCATGGTGCTGGAGCCGGTCAAGGACCTGACCACCAGCGTGGACTTCTGGTGGACCAATATCCAGAACTCCATCGGTTCGCTGAACGAGCAGACCATCTTCGCCAACCCGGGCAAATACGCCAATTTGTTCGTCCGGGATTCGAAGAACAATCTGCTGTACGTGACCGACCTCACCGACAACCTGGGCAACACCAGCGCCGCCGGCGTCGACCTGGGTTTCTCCTACCGTCTGCCGCGCACCTCGGTTGGCGATTTCACGGTGAATCTGGACGGCACTTACATCAGTAAGCACAGCTTCCAGTACGAGAAGGGCGGAGACTACCACAGCGATCTGGGCGCCTATGTCAACGGCAGCCCCACCTTCCGCTGGCAGCACAATCTGGCGCTGAACTGGATGCGCGGCTCGTGGAGCGGCATCTTGGCCCAGGCTTACAAGTCCGGTTACACCGATTCCGACCCCAGCCACATGGTCAAGCCTTACTCCACCTGGAACCTGTCCGGATCCTACGCCTGGAACAAGCAACTGACCGTGACCGCCGGCATCAAGAACCTGTTCGACCAACTGCCGCCGTGGAGCAATCAGGGCGAAACCACGCCCCAGGGCTATGACCCGCGCTTCACCGACGCGGTGGGCCGAGCCTACTTCGTGAAGGCCAGCTACAAGATGTAA
- a CDS encoding sigma-70 family RNA polymerase sigma factor, translating into MIEDRDIEAERPYLFRYALAQLREKDAADEAVQETLLAALESRASFSGKSTLRTWLTSILRFKLIDALRRKGKEKLFESLENEADDGDFDGLFSRDGHWREPVKAWSGPEQSLISRQFWEVFEQCSEVMPRRTAMVFVMREVMGMEIAEICKNLEISATNCSVLLYRARMSLRECFSIRWSREASV; encoded by the coding sequence ATGATAGAAGACCGAGATATAGAAGCGGAACGCCCTTATCTGTTCCGCTACGCGCTGGCGCAATTGCGCGAGAAGGACGCCGCCGACGAGGCGGTGCAGGAAACGCTGCTGGCGGCGCTGGAGTCCCGCGCCTCCTTTAGCGGCAAATCCACGCTGCGCACCTGGCTGACCTCCATCCTGCGCTTCAAGCTGATCGACGCCTTGCGCCGCAAGGGCAAGGAGAAGCTGTTCGAATCGCTGGAGAACGAGGCCGACGACGGCGATTTCGACGGCCTGTTCAGCCGGGACGGCCACTGGCGCGAGCCGGTCAAGGCCTGGAGCGGGCCGGAGCAGTCCTTGATCTCGCGCCAGTTCTGGGAGGTGTTCGAGCAGTGTTCGGAAGTGATGCCGCGCCGCACCGCGATGGTGTTCGTGATGCGCGAGGTGATGGGCATGGAGATCGCGGAGATCTGTAAGAATCTGGAGATCAGCGCGACCAACTGTTCCGTATTGCTGTATCGCGCCCGCATGAGCTTGCGGGAATGTTTTTCGATTCGCTGGAGCCGGGAGGCTAGCGTATGA
- a CDS encoding MotA/TolQ/ExbB proton channel family protein — protein sequence MTKTTRTAFAALALLASLPVLAAETAHVTSNPYGIDALWAQGDIVARGTLIILLIMSAATWYVGIVKLLEQRRLLKQGRELLASHGAELQKRASELADEGMFSAVAAAGIDAAAEHKGELAGRVDLNTWVSMAISDAVDSASHHMQNGLSVVATVGSTAPFVGLFGTVWGIYHALTAIGMSGQASIDKVAGPVGEALIMTAIGLGVAVPAVLGYNWLVRRNKLVLDMVRVVAGRLHASLLNAR from the coding sequence ATGACCAAGACCACTCGCACCGCCTTCGCCGCCCTGGCCCTGCTGGCCAGCCTGCCTGTCCTGGCCGCCGAAACCGCGCACGTGACCAGCAACCCGTACGGCATCGACGCCCTGTGGGCGCAAGGCGACATCGTCGCGCGCGGCACCCTGATCATTCTGCTGATCATGTCCGCGGCCACCTGGTACGTGGGCATCGTCAAACTGCTGGAACAGCGCCGCCTGCTCAAACAAGGCCGCGAACTGCTGGCGTCTCACGGCGCGGAACTGCAAAAACGCGCGAGCGAACTGGCCGACGAAGGCATGTTCAGCGCGGTGGCGGCGGCCGGCATTGACGCGGCGGCCGAGCACAAGGGCGAACTGGCCGGCCGCGTGGACCTCAACACCTGGGTGTCGATGGCCATCTCCGACGCGGTGGACTCCGCCAGCCACCATATGCAAAACGGCCTGTCGGTGGTGGCCACCGTGGGTTCCACGGCGCCCTTCGTCGGCCTGTTCGGCACGGTATGGGGCATTTACCACGCGCTGACCGCGATCGGCATGTCCGGCCAGGCGTCCATCGACAAAGTGGCGGGCCCGGTGGGCGAGGCGCTGATCATGACCGCGATCGGTCTGGGCGTGGCGGTGCCGGCGGTGCTGGGATACAACTGGCTGGTGCGCCGCAACAAGCTGGTGCTGGACATGGTGCGCGTGGTGGCCGGCCGCCTGCACGCCAGCCTGCTGAACGCGCGCTGA
- the radA gene encoding DNA repair protein RadA — MAKIKTVFSCAECGGQTPKWQGQCPHCNAWNTLTEAVQAAPAANARFQSWSDSATQVQKLSDVQTEEVPRDPSGIDELDRVLGGGVVRGAVILIGGDPGIGKSTLLLQALSEIGARRKVLYVSGEESPQQIALRATRLAVATERVNLLAEIRLEAILETLKREQPEVAVIDSIQTLYTDQVTSAPGSVSQVRECAAQLTRMAKQTGITILLVGHVTKEGSLAGPRVLEHMVDTVLYFEGDSHSNYRMIRAIKNRFGAVNELGVFVMTDRGLKGVSNPSAIFLSSYRDDVSGSCVLVTQEGSRPLLVEIQALVDDCHGFQPKRLTVGLEQNRLAMLLAVLHRHGGVACFDQDVFLNAVGGVKINEPAADLAIILAMVSSLRNKPLPEKLVVFGEVGLAGEVRPVARGQERLKEAAKLGFTRAIVPQANSPRQPIEGLRVIAVERLDQAVEFCRE; from the coding sequence ATGGCAAAAATCAAAACCGTATTCAGTTGCGCCGAGTGCGGCGGTCAAACGCCCAAATGGCAGGGCCAATGCCCGCATTGCAACGCCTGGAACACGCTGACCGAGGCGGTGCAGGCCGCGCCGGCGGCCAACGCCCGTTTCCAGTCCTGGAGCGACAGCGCCACCCAGGTGCAAAAGCTGTCCGATGTGCAAACCGAGGAAGTGCCGCGCGATCCATCCGGCATCGACGAGCTGGACCGGGTGCTGGGCGGCGGCGTGGTGCGCGGCGCGGTGATCCTGATCGGCGGCGATCCCGGCATCGGCAAATCCACGCTATTGCTGCAAGCGCTGTCCGAAATCGGCGCGCGCCGCAAAGTGCTCTATGTGTCCGGCGAGGAATCGCCGCAGCAGATCGCGCTGCGCGCCACCCGTTTGGCGGTGGCCACCGAGCGCGTCAACCTGCTGGCGGAAATCCGGCTGGAAGCCATCCTGGAAACGCTGAAGCGCGAGCAGCCGGAAGTGGCGGTGATCGACTCCATCCAGACCCTGTACACCGACCAAGTGACCTCGGCGCCCGGCTCGGTGTCCCAGGTGCGCGAATGCGCGGCGCAGCTGACGCGCATGGCCAAGCAGACCGGCATCACCATTCTGCTGGTGGGACACGTCACCAAGGAGGGCTCGCTGGCCGGCCCGCGCGTGCTGGAGCACATGGTGGACACCGTGCTGTATTTCGAGGGGGATTCCCACTCCAATTACCGGATGATACGCGCGATCAAGAACCGTTTCGGCGCGGTCAACGAGCTGGGCGTGTTCGTGATGACGGACCGCGGCCTCAAGGGCGTGTCCAATCCCTCGGCCATCTTCCTGTCCTCTTACCGCGACGATGTGTCCGGCTCCTGCGTGCTGGTCACCCAGGAGGGCAGCCGGCCCTTGCTGGTGGAAATCCAGGCCTTGGTGGACGACTGCCACGGCTTCCAGCCCAAGCGCCTGACCGTGGGCCTGGAGCAGAACCGCCTGGCCATGTTGCTGGCGGTGCTGCACCGCCACGGCGGCGTCGCCTGCTTCGATCAGGACGTGTTCCTCAACGCGGTGGGCGGGGTCAAGATCAACGAACCGGCGGCCGATCTGGCCATCATCCTGGCCATGGTGTCCTCCTTGCGCAACAAGCCCTTGCCGGAAAAGCTGGTGGTGTTCGGCGAAGTGGGTCTGGCCGGCGAGGTGCGCCCGGTGGCGCGCGGCCAGGAGCGCTTGAAGGAAGCGGCCAAGCTGGGCTTCACCCGCGCCATCGTGCCGCAGGCCAACAGCCCGCGCCAGCCGATAGAAGGGCTGCGGGTGATCGCGGTGGAGCGGCTGGATCAGGCGGTGGAATTCTGCCGCGAATGA
- a CDS encoding efflux RND transporter periplasmic adaptor subunit — MNTRFVIVPLLSLTLAACGAKPSDPPKEGAAGKAAASAPVARALSTADVMAAKPRALAATIAFTGSLNALTSGTVAAEVEARVKEVRVREGEAVKRGQVLAVLDAEVLSQSVTEQNAQVANTEARLRLAKVKLEKQRELLHKGFISQIAYDEFDSDYRVKEGEAKAQATQLARARRLLADTQIRAPIDGVVYERKINPGEVAGKNAVLFAIADLSVLEIAATVPARLISQIQPGMQAGFSVDGLAEPQRGEVVRINPVAVAGTRSFTLYIRVKNPEYKLKAGQFAKGGIVLRQISDQIVLPLPAIHDPDGQPWVLVARQGRLERRPVELLLRSEADRLAAVSGVKPGEHVIAVDLVGVKAGDPVSLPGSKL; from the coding sequence ATGAACACACGATTTGTCATAGTCCCGCTCTTGTCGTTGACGCTGGCGGCTTGCGGCGCCAAGCCGTCCGACCCGCCCAAGGAGGGCGCCGCCGGCAAGGCCGCGGCCTCCGCGCCGGTGGCGCGGGCGCTGTCCACCGCGGATGTGATGGCGGCCAAGCCGCGCGCGCTGGCGGCGACGATCGCCTTCACCGGATCGCTCAACGCGCTGACCAGCGGCACCGTGGCCGCCGAGGTGGAGGCACGGGTCAAGGAAGTGCGCGTGCGCGAGGGCGAGGCGGTCAAGCGCGGTCAGGTGCTGGCGGTGCTGGACGCCGAAGTGCTGTCGCAATCGGTGACGGAACAGAACGCCCAGGTGGCCAACACCGAGGCGCGGCTGCGCCTGGCCAAGGTCAAACTGGAAAAACAGCGCGAGCTGCTGCACAAGGGCTTCATCTCGCAGATCGCCTATGACGAATTCGACAGCGATTACCGGGTGAAGGAGGGCGAGGCCAAGGCCCAGGCCACCCAGCTGGCGCGCGCGCGCCGACTGCTGGCGGACACCCAGATCCGCGCGCCGATAGACGGCGTGGTCTACGAGCGCAAGATCAATCCGGGCGAAGTGGCCGGCAAGAACGCGGTACTGTTCGCCATCGCCGATTTGTCGGTGCTGGAAATCGCCGCCACGGTGCCGGCGCGGCTGATCTCGCAGATCCAGCCCGGCATGCAGGCCGGCTTCAGCGTGGACGGCCTGGCCGAGCCGCAGCGCGGCGAAGTGGTGCGCATCAATCCGGTGGCGGTGGCGGGCACCCGCAGCTTCACCCTGTACATCCGCGTGAAGAACCCGGAGTACAAGCTGAAGGCCGGGCAGTTCGCCAAGGGCGGCATTGTGCTGCGCCAGATCAGCGACCAGATCGTGCTGCCGCTGCCGGCCATTCACGACCCGGACGGCCAGCCCTGGGTGCTGGTGGCGCGCCAGGGCCGGCTGGAGCGGCGGCCGGTGGAACTGTTGCTGCGTTCCGAGGCGGACCGGCTGGCGGCGGTGTCCGGGGTCAAGCCGGGCGAGCACGTGATCGCCGTGGACCTGGTGGGGGTGAAGGCCGGCGATCCGGTCTCCCTGCCGGGCAGCAAACTCTAA
- a CDS encoding ExbD/TolR family protein yields MKGRNARFGQGHGKGDEDAVMSAINTTPLVDVMLVLLIIFLITVPVVTQTVKMALPKESNIPTQTKPENIVLGVDTGNTIYWNTTPVKTQEELLARLVKEAKKEPQPEVHIRGDLAAKYSPIGRIVLAVQQAGIVKIAFITEPPPRN; encoded by the coding sequence ATGAAGGGGCGCAACGCAAGATTCGGCCAAGGCCACGGCAAGGGCGACGAAGACGCGGTGATGTCCGCGATCAACACCACGCCGCTGGTGGACGTGATGCTGGTGCTGCTGATCATCTTCCTGATCACGGTGCCGGTGGTGACGCAGACGGTGAAGATGGCCTTGCCGAAGGAAAGCAATATCCCGACGCAGACCAAGCCGGAGAACATCGTGCTGGGGGTGGACACCGGCAACACCATTTACTGGAACACCACGCCGGTGAAGACGCAGGAAGAACTGCTGGCGCGGCTGGTGAAGGAAGCGAAGAAGGAGCCGCAGCCGGAAGTGCACATCCGCGGGGATCTGGCGGCGAAGTACAGCCCGATCGGCCGGATCGTGCTGGCGGTGCAGCAGGCGGGCATCGTGAAGATCGCCTTTATTACCGAACCGCCGCCGCGCAATTGA
- a CDS encoding DUF2325 domain-containing protein gives MNAMLVGADTLGNIPDVLRDFGINIHRHVSGRNSSHQRKVDRLPAGTDLLILFTDFLGHNVMRHFRELASENQIRFIACRRSVCALKQSLTGAGLNDSQCAACPHQCAAAKSGGGKRKR, from the coding sequence ATGAATGCCATGCTTGTGGGAGCCGATACCCTCGGCAATATTCCGGATGTGCTGCGCGATTTCGGCATCAACATCCATCGTCACGTCAGCGGCCGCAACAGCTCGCACCAGCGCAAGGTGGACCGCCTGCCGGCCGGCACCGACCTCTTGATTCTGTTCACCGATTTTCTGGGCCACAACGTGATGCGCCATTTCCGCGAACTGGCCTCGGAAAACCAGATCCGCTTCATCGCCTGCCGCCGCTCGGTCTGTGCGCTCAAGCAATCGCTCACCGGAGCCGGCCTCAACGACAGCCAATGCGCCGCCTGCCCGCACCAGTGCGCGGCGGCCAAGAGCGGCGGCGGCAAGCGCAAGCGCTGA
- a CDS encoding zf-HC2 domain-containing protein, whose protein sequence is MKLSCRQASRLISASQDRPLSQWEHVRLRVHLFMCGNCRNFSQQLKQLGEAARKAGRGE, encoded by the coding sequence ATGAAGTTGAGTTGTCGTCAGGCCAGCCGTTTGATCTCGGCCTCGCAGGACCGTCCCTTGAGCCAGTGGGAACACGTGCGTCTGCGCGTGCACCTGTTCATGTGCGGCAATTGCCGCAATTTCTCGCAACAGCTGAAGCAGTTGGGGGAGGCCGCGCGCAAGGCGGGGCGCGGGGAGTAG
- a CDS encoding ExbD/TolR family protein — MGMNVGSSDDELMVEMNTTPLIDVMLVLLIMLIITIPIQTHAVKLDMPVSSPSKPLEKPVVVQIDIAADNGILWNGERLANREALEKKLTEAAARAPQPEFHIKPNKDAGYEPVAMVLAESQRLGVTKLGIVGSEQFVQ, encoded by the coding sequence ATGGGAATGAATGTAGGCTCGTCCGACGACGAGCTGATGGTGGAGATGAACACCACGCCCTTGATCGACGTGATGCTGGTGCTGCTGATCATGTTGATCATCACCATCCCGATCCAGACGCACGCGGTGAAGCTGGACATGCCGGTGAGCAGCCCCTCCAAGCCCTTGGAAAAGCCGGTGGTGGTGCAGATCGACATTGCGGCGGACAACGGGATCTTGTGGAACGGCGAGCGGCTGGCGAACCGGGAGGCATTGGAGAAGAAGCTGACGGAAGCGGCGGCGCGGGCGCCGCAGCCGGAGTTCCACATCAAGCCGAACAAGGACGCGGGGTATGAGCCGGTGGCGATGGTGCTGGCGGAATCTCAGCGTTTGGGGGTGACTAAATTGGGCATTGTGGGCTCCGAGCAGTTTGTGCAATGA